Proteins encoded within one genomic window of Papio anubis isolate 15944 chromosome X, Panubis1.0, whole genome shotgun sequence:
- the STARD8 gene encoding stAR-related lipid transfer protein 8 isoform X3: MAQERGWGPVLRLPKPRTWTQWGVKGTQWDAPRWNPEAEAKRACEWLRATGFPQYVQLFEEGLFPLDIGSVKKNHGFLDEDSLGALCRRLMTLNNCASMKLEVHFQSKQCLSQNEDSEEEEQCTISSHWAFQQESKCWSPMGSSDLLAPPSPGLPVTSSCESVLTELSATSLPVITVSLPPEPVVLPLPGCAPSLSDRPFLSPTQGQEGPQDKAKKRHRNRSFLKHLESLRWKEKSGSQQAEPERSPAASEKVSKASSFRSCRGFLSAGFYRAKNWAATSAGGSGANTRKAWEAWPVALFRHPQRIHRGDCLVHVPGDHKPGTFPRSLSIESLCPEDGHRLADWQSGRRWGCEGRRGSCGSTGSHASTYDNLPELYPAEPVMVGVEAEDEDDEESGGSYAHLDDILQHVWGLQQRVELWSRAMYSDLGPGDEEEEEATSSVQIATVEVKCQAEALSQMEVLAHGESPAWAQAEVQPAVLAPAQAPAEAEPLAQEETEAPAPAPAQDSEQEAHSGGEPTFASSLSVEEGHSISDTVASSSELDSSGNSMNEAEAAGPLAGLQASMPRERRDSGVGASLTRPCRKLRWHSFQNSHRPSLNSESLEINRQFAGQINLLHKGSLLRLTAFMEKYTVPHKQGWVWSMPKFMRRNKTPDYRGQHVFGVPPLIHVQRTGQPLPQSIQQAMRYLRSQCLDQVGIFRKSGVKSRIQNLRQMNETSPDNVCYEGQSAYDVADLLKQYFRDLPEPIFTSKLTTTFLQIYQLLPKDQWLAAAQAATLLLPDENREVLQTLLYFLSDIASAEENQMTAGNLAVCLAPSIFHLNVSKKESPSPRIKSKRSLVGRPGPRDLSDNMAATQGLSHMISDCKKLFQVPQDMVLQLCSSYSAAELSPPGPALAELRQAQAAGVSLSLYMEESIQDLLRDAAERFKGWMSVPGPQHTELACRKVSTTPRVAAMGLGEHGAGKGSQGTQRKEPGRSCPPSLAVPRPCPWRMSESQESTLRNQEPNETKGTLSGTTCQNDLPKAPFQI; the protein is encoded by the exons AAGCCGAGGCCAAAAGAGCATGTGAGTGGCTTCGAGCAACAGGATTCCCTCAGTATGTGCAGCTTTTTGAAG AAGGTTTGTTTCCCCTGGATATTGGCTCTGTGAAGAAAAACCACGGTTTTCTGGACGAGGACTCTTTGGGGGCCCTGTGTAG GAGGCTGATGACCTTGAACAATTGTGCCTCGATGAAACTGGAGGTTCATTTTCAAAGCAAGCAG TGCCTTTCCCAGAATGAAGACTCAGAAGAGGAAGAGCAGTGTACCATCAGTAGCCACTGGGCCTTCCAGCAGGAAAGTAAGTGCTGGTCTCCTATGGGGTCCTCTGATCTGTTGGCCCCACCGAGCCCTGGCCTGCCAGTGACCTCAAGCTGTGAGAGCGTTCTCACCGAGCTTAGTGCCACCTCTCTGCCAGTCATCACCGTGAGCCTACCACCCGAGCCAGTAGTCTTGCCCTTGCCAGGCTGTGCCCCCAGCTTGAGTGACCGGCCCTTCCTCAGCCCCACCCAGGGCCAGGAGGGTCCCCAGGACAAAGCCAAGAAGCGCCATCGTAACCGTAGCTTCCTCAAGCACCTGGAGTCTCTGAGGTGGAAGGAAAAGAGTGGCAGCCAGCAAGCAGAGCCCGAACGTAGTCCAGCCGCCTCAGAGAAGGTCTCCAAAGCCTCATCTTTCCGCAGTTGTCGTGGCTTCCTCTCAGCCGGATTTTACAGGGCCAAGAACTGGGCCGCCACTTCAGCCGGTGGCAGTGGTGCCAACACTCGGAAGGCCTGGGAGGCTTGGCCTGTGGCCTTGTTCCGGCATCCTCAGCGGATACACCGGGGTGATTGCCTGGTGCATGTGCCTGGGGACCACAAACCAGGCACATTCCCTCGCTCCCTGTCCATTGAGAGCCTGTGTCCTGAGGACGGACACCGCCTGGCAGACTGGCAGTCAGGCAGGCGGTGGGGCTGTGAGGGGCGCCGGGGCTCCTGTGGCTCAACGGGCAGCCATGCCAGCACGTATGACAACTTACCTGAGCTGTACCCAGCTGAGCCTGTAATGGTTGGGGTCGAGGctgaagatgaagatgatgaggagAGTGGGGGCAGCTATGCTCACCTAGACGACATCCTCCAGCACGTGTGGGGGCTACAGCAACGAGTAGAGCTGTGGTCTCGGGCTATGTACTCAGACCTGGGGCCtggagatgaggaagaggaggaggccacTTCATCAGTACAAATAGCCACAGTTGAGGTCAAATGCCAAGCTGAGGCTCTCAGCCAGATGGAGGTTCTGGCCCACGGAGAGTCCCCAGCCTgggcccaggctgaagtccagCCAGCAGTCCTAGCTCCGGCTCAGGCTCCAGCTGAGGCTGAGCCACTGGCACAGGAAGAGACTGAGGCCCCAGCCCCGGCCCCAGCCCAGGACAGTGAGCAGGAGGCACATTCAGGCGGGGAACCCACCTTTGCCTCTAGCCTGTCTGTGGAGGAAGGACACTCCATTTCTGATACTGTGGCCTCCTCCAGCGAACTTGACAGTAGTGGGAACTCCATGAATGAGGCTGAGGCTGCGGGGCCCCTGGCTGGACTCCAGGCATCAATGCCCCGTGAACGGCGCGATTCAGGTGTTGGGGCCTCACTTACCAGACCCTGCAG GAAGCTCCGCTGGCATAGCTTCCAGAACTCCCATCGGCCCAGCCTCAACTCAGAGTCGCTGGAGATCAACCGGCAGTTTGCAGGCCAGATCAACCTCCTGCACAAGGGCTCACTGCTGCGGCTTACTGCCTTCATGGAGAAGTACACTGTGCCCCACAAGCAGGGCTGGGTCTG GTCAATGCCCAAGTTCATGAGGAGAAACAAGACCCCAGACTACCGGGGACAGCACGTATTTGGGGTGCCACCCCTCATCCATGTGCAGCGCACAGGCCAGCCACTGCCACAGAGCATTCAGCAAGCCATGCGCTACTTGCGCAGCCAGTGCCTGGACCAA GTAGGCATCTTCCGCAAGTCTGGAGTCAAGTCCAGGATCCAGAACCTGCGCCAAATGAATGAGACCTCGCCTGACAACGTCTGCTATGAGGGCCAGTCAGCCTACGACGTGGCTGACCTGCTAAAGCAGTATTTCCGGGACCTGCCTGAGCCCATCTTCACCAGCAAGCTCACCACCACTTTCCTCCAGATCTACCAGC TCCTCCCCAAGGATCAGTGGTTGGCAGCAGCACAAGCCGCCACCTTGCTGCTCCCCGATGAGAACCGAGAGGTGCTACAGACTCTGCTCTACTTCTTAAGTGACATTGCCTCTGCCGAGGAAAACCAGATGACAGCAGGCAACCTGGCAGTGTGCCTGGCGCCCTCCATCTTCCACCTCAATGTCTCTAAGAAGGAGAGCCCCTCTCCCAG GATCAAGAGCAAACGCAGCCTCGTTGGTAGGCCAGGCCCTAGGGACCTGAGTGACAACATGGCAGCCACCCAGGGCCTGTCACACATGATCAGTGACTGCAAGAAACTTTTCCAG GTGCCCCAGGACATGGTGCTGCAGCTGTGCAGCTCCTACAGTGCAGCTGAGCTCAGCCCTCCCGGCCCAGCCCTGGCTGAGCTGCGTCAGGCCCAAGCTGCAGGGGTAAGCCTGAGCCTCTACATGGAGGAGAGCATCCAGGACCTGCTGCGTGATGCTGCTGAGCGCTTCAAGGGCTGGATGAGCGTGCCAGGGCCCCAGCACACGGAGCTGGCTTGCAGGAAGGTGAGTACCACACCACGGGTGGCTGCTATGGGGCTGGGAGAGCATGGTGCAGGCAAGGGGAGTCAGGGAACCCAAAGGAAGGAGCCGGGGAGGAGCTGTCCCCCAAGTCTCGCTGTGCCTCGGCCTTGTCCTTGGAGAATGTCAGAGAGTCAAGAAAGTACCTTAAGGAATCAAGAACCAAATGAGACCAAGGGAACTCTCTCAGGAACCACCTGCCAGAATGACCTTCCAAAAGCCCCATTCCAGATATGA